In Streptomyces chartreusis NRRL 3882, the following are encoded in one genomic region:
- a CDS encoding HAD-IIA family hydrolase, protein MADRKPIESWLTDMDGVLIHEGVPIPGADAFLKKLRESGKPFLVLTNNSMYTPRDLHARLRRMGLDVPIESIWTSALATAQFLDDQRPGGSAYVIGEAGLTTALHDIGYILTDHEPDYVVLGETRTYSFEAMTKAVRLILGGARFICTNPDETGPSTEGPLPATGAVAALITQATGKKPYFAGKPNPLMMRTGLNAIGAHSESSAMIGDRMDTDVLAGMEAGMQTFLVLTGLTRPEQVEDFPYRPSQVVDSIADLVDRV, encoded by the coding sequence ATGGCAGACCGCAAGCCCATCGAGTCGTGGCTCACCGACATGGACGGTGTACTCATCCACGAGGGCGTACCGATCCCCGGCGCCGACGCCTTCCTCAAGAAGCTGCGCGAGTCCGGGAAGCCCTTCCTGGTCCTCACCAACAACTCGATGTACACCCCGCGCGACCTGCACGCCCGGCTGCGCCGCATGGGCCTGGACGTGCCGATCGAGAGCATCTGGACCTCGGCCCTGGCCACCGCCCAGTTCCTGGACGACCAGCGGCCGGGCGGATCGGCGTACGTCATCGGCGAGGCCGGCCTGACCACCGCGCTGCACGACATCGGCTACATCCTGACCGACCACGAGCCGGACTACGTCGTCCTCGGCGAGACCCGCACGTACTCCTTCGAGGCCATGACGAAGGCGGTGCGGCTCATCCTCGGCGGCGCCCGTTTCATCTGCACCAACCCCGACGAGACGGGCCCGTCCACCGAGGGCCCGCTGCCCGCGACCGGCGCGGTGGCCGCGCTGATCACCCAGGCGACCGGCAAGAAGCCGTACTTCGCGGGCAAGCCGAACCCGCTGATGATGCGGACCGGGCTGAACGCCATCGGGGCGCACTCCGAGAGCAGCGCGATGATCGGCGACCGCATGGACACGGACGTACTGGCGGGCATGGAGGCCGGGATGCAGACGTTCCTGGTGCTCACCGGCCTGACCCGGCCCGAGCAGGTCGAGGACTTCCCGTACCGGCCGTCGCAGGTCGTCGACTCCATCGCGGACCTCGTCGACCGGGTCTGA
- a CDS encoding ROK family transcriptional regulator → MAGLADTGAGANLLALRSHNAALVLDLLRTAGPDGISRLELAERTGLTPQAVSKITARLREDGLAAEAGRRASTGGKPRTVLRLVPEAGHAVGVHLDRDEVRVVLVDLRGTVVGERRAALDLGAGARAVLAAVTEAVRATVAGAGRVAVAGAGRVATEAGPEGVAGAGRAVVAEAGPEGVAGAGRAVVAEAGPEGVAGAGRAAVAEAGPQGAAGAGPAGGTEVLPAGPLLAHAGSLLGVGVALPGPLDHARGVLHRVTGFPEWDGFPLREALAERLGVPVVVDKDTNAAALGLAAGGQSGSFAYLHLGTGLGAGLVIGGSVHRGARTGAGEFGHQVIQLDGPRCTCGDRGCVEALCLAAVARGDVEEAARVLGAGAANLVGLLDIDVVLLGGRTVASEPEAFVRGVGAVLGARARRTGEEAVPVRVAPGGGRVVAVGAAQSVLGPVFGRGVG, encoded by the coding sequence ATGGCGGGCTTGGCCGACACCGGAGCCGGAGCCAACCTGCTCGCCCTGCGCAGCCACAACGCGGCGCTGGTGCTCGACCTGCTGCGGACGGCCGGGCCCGACGGCATCAGCCGGCTCGAACTCGCCGAGCGGACCGGCCTCACCCCGCAGGCGGTCAGCAAGATCACGGCCCGGCTGCGGGAGGACGGGCTCGCGGCGGAGGCGGGGCGCCGCGCGTCGACCGGGGGCAAGCCGCGCACGGTGCTGCGGCTGGTGCCCGAGGCGGGGCACGCGGTGGGGGTCCACCTGGACCGGGACGAGGTCCGGGTGGTGCTCGTGGATCTGCGCGGGACGGTGGTGGGGGAGCGGCGGGCCGCGCTGGACCTGGGGGCCGGGGCGCGGGCGGTGCTGGCGGCGGTGACGGAGGCCGTGCGGGCGACGGTGGCGGGGGCCGGGCGGGTAGCGGTGGCGGGGGCCGGACGGGTGGCGACGGAAGCCGGGCCGGAAGGAGTGGCGGGGGCCGGGCGGGCGGTGGTGGCGGAAGCCGGGCCGGAAGGAGTGGCGGGGGCCGGGCGGGCGGTGGTGGCGGAAGCCGGGCCGGAAGGAGTGGCGGGGGCCGGGCGGGCGGCGGTGGCGGAAGCCGGGCCGCAAGGGGCAGCGGGAGCCGGACCGGCAGGGGGGACGGAGGTGCTGCCCGCCGGGCCGCTCCTCGCCCATGCCGGTTCCCTGCTCGGGGTGGGTGTGGCGCTGCCCGGGCCGCTCGACCACGCCCGGGGTGTGCTGCACCGGGTGACCGGTTTCCCCGAGTGGGACGGCTTTCCGCTGCGGGAGGCCCTGGCGGAGCGGCTCGGAGTGCCGGTCGTCGTCGACAAGGACACCAACGCGGCGGCACTGGGCCTGGCGGCCGGGGGCCAGAGCGGCTCCTTCGCGTACCTGCACCTCGGGACGGGGCTGGGGGCCGGTCTGGTCATCGGGGGGAGCGTGCACCGGGGAGCCCGGACCGGGGCCGGGGAGTTCGGTCACCAGGTGATCCAGCTGGACGGCCCGCGGTGCACCTGCGGCGACCGGGGCTGCGTGGAGGCACTGTGCCTCGCAGCGGTGGCGCGCGGTGACGTCGAGGAGGCGGCGCGGGTGCTGGGAGCGGGCGCGGCGAACCTGGTGGGGCTGCTCGACATCGACGTCGTCCTGCTGGGCGGCAGGACGGTGGCCTCGGAGCCGGAGGCGTTCGTGCGGGGGGTCGGGGCGGTGCTGGGGGCGCGGGCGCGTCGGACGGGGGAGGAAGCCGTGCCCGTGCGGGTCGCGCCGGGTGGGGGGCGGGTCGTGGCGGTGGGGGCGGCTCAGTCGGTGCTGGGGCCGGTGTTCGGGCGGGGGGTCGGGTGA
- a CDS encoding glycoside hydrolase family 6 protein → MYGSRGAGASAGRRMSAVVLGAALLITGCSSDGGDGSEPGADAGAGITQQPKDTAPFWVNPQGTAAQQVAALEKAGKKQDAEHIRKIAEQPVAEWVGPDDPEAQTRGFTEAADKAGRTALLVLYNIPHRDCGQYSQGGAADGNAYREWLDGVAAGIGDRSATVILEPDALLHLVDGCTPEQFHEERYDLLKGAVTKLKSLKNTKVYLDAGNAGWQNPDQIFEPLKRAGIEQADGFSVNVSNFYSTDDSIAYGKQLSAKVGGKHFVIDTSRNGKGPYTQGSPDERWCNPPGRALGETPTTKTADPLVDAYLWVKRPGESDGECKGGPKAGQWWADYALKLAKASS, encoded by the coding sequence ATGTACGGCAGCAGGGGGGCAGGGGCGTCCGCCGGGAGGCGGATGTCCGCAGTGGTGCTGGGGGCGGCACTGCTGATCACGGGGTGTTCGTCCGACGGGGGGGACGGATCGGAGCCGGGCGCCGACGCGGGCGCCGGGATCACACAGCAGCCCAAGGACACCGCCCCGTTCTGGGTCAACCCGCAGGGCACGGCGGCTCAGCAGGTCGCCGCCCTGGAGAAGGCCGGCAAGAAGCAGGACGCGGAGCACATCCGCAAGATCGCCGAGCAGCCGGTCGCCGAGTGGGTCGGCCCGGACGACCCCGAGGCGCAGACCCGGGGCTTCACCGAGGCCGCCGACAAGGCCGGCCGTACGGCACTGCTCGTCCTCTACAACATCCCGCACCGCGACTGCGGCCAGTACTCGCAGGGCGGCGCCGCCGACGGCAACGCCTACCGCGAGTGGCTCGACGGCGTGGCGGCGGGCATCGGCGACCGCTCCGCCACGGTCATCCTCGAACCGGACGCGCTGCTGCACCTGGTGGACGGCTGCACCCCGGAACAGTTCCACGAGGAGCGCTACGACCTCCTCAAGGGCGCGGTCACGAAGCTGAAGTCCCTGAAGAACACGAAGGTGTACCTGGACGCGGGCAACGCCGGCTGGCAGAACCCCGACCAGATCTTCGAGCCGCTGAAGCGGGCCGGCATCGAGCAGGCCGACGGCTTCTCCGTCAACGTCTCCAACTTCTATTCCACCGACGACTCCATCGCCTACGGCAAGCAGCTCTCCGCCAAGGTCGGAGGCAAGCACTTCGTCATCGACACCAGCCGCAACGGCAAGGGCCCCTACACCCAGGGCAGCCCGGACGAACGCTGGTGCAACCCGCCGGGCCGCGCGCTGGGCGAGACGCCGACGACCAAGACGGCGGACCCGCTGGTCGACGCGTACCTGTGGGTGAAGCGGCCGGGCGAGTCGGACGGCGAGTGCAAGGGCGGGCCGAAGGCGGGCCAGTGGTGGGCGGATTATGCGCTGAAGCTGGCGAAGGCGAGTTCCTAG
- a CDS encoding LLM class F420-dependent oxidoreductase has product MTTALKETVGRYGIWSVGLRSEDPDRRGELAEAAAELEELGYGAVWLGGNSSAANAAPLIEATSKLTFGTSIQSIWQHEPDAAATAFGELESAHPGRFVLGLGVSHAKREEQYSRPYSALVGHLDGLDAAGVPADRRLLAALGPKSLRLARDRAAGSIPYLVTPEHTAHAREILGEAPLLAPELGVIPETDPVRARALAREFLGIYLPLPNYTNNFLRHGFTEDDLSDGGSDRLVDALFAWGDDAAIRAKIDAFFEAGADHLALQVLDGEPRDSLPRKAWRDLASVLD; this is encoded by the coding sequence ATGACCACCGCTCTGAAGGAAACCGTCGGCCGCTACGGCATCTGGAGCGTAGGGCTGCGCTCGGAGGACCCGGACCGGCGCGGCGAACTCGCCGAGGCCGCCGCCGAACTGGAGGAACTCGGCTACGGCGCCGTCTGGCTGGGCGGCAACAGCTCCGCCGCCAACGCCGCCCCGCTGATCGAGGCGACCTCGAAGCTCACGTTCGGCACCAGCATCCAGAGCATCTGGCAGCACGAGCCGGACGCCGCCGCCACGGCCTTCGGGGAGCTGGAGTCGGCCCACCCCGGGCGTTTCGTGCTGGGCCTCGGGGTGAGCCACGCCAAGCGCGAGGAGCAGTACTCCCGCCCCTACTCGGCCCTCGTCGGCCACCTCGACGGCCTGGACGCCGCCGGAGTGCCGGCCGACCGCCGCCTGCTGGCCGCCCTGGGCCCGAAGTCGCTCCGGCTGGCCCGCGACCGGGCGGCGGGCTCGATCCCGTACCTGGTCACCCCGGAGCACACCGCGCACGCCCGCGAGATCCTGGGCGAGGCCCCGCTGCTCGCCCCGGAACTGGGCGTCATCCCGGAGACCGACCCGGTCCGTGCCCGCGCCCTGGCCCGCGAGTTCCTCGGGATCTACCTCCCGCTGCCGAACTACACCAACAACTTCCTCCGACACGGCTTCACCGAGGACGACCTGTCGGACGGCGGCAGCGACCGCCTGGTCGACGCCCTGTTCGCCTGGGGCGACGACGCGGCGATCCGCGCCAAGATCGACGCCTTCTTCGAGGCGGGGGCGGACCACCTCGCCCTCCAGGTCCTGGACGGCGAGCCGCGGGACTCCCTCCCGAGGAAGGCCTGGCGCGACCTGGCTTCGGTACTGGACTGA
- a CDS encoding Gfo/Idh/MocA family oxidoreductase: MTGTPLGTPGTPGSPLRVGLVGYGLAGSVFHAPLIAATEGLVLDTVVTSNPERQQQARAEFPDVRLAAGPDELFDRAAELDLVVVASPNKTHVPLATTALKAGLPVVVDKPVAGTAAEARELAALAEERSLLLSVFQNRRWDNDFLTLRKLLDEGELGDVWRFESRFERWRPKPKGGWRESGDPAEIGGLLYDLGSHVVDQALVLFGPATAVYAESDIRRPGAETDDDTFIAITHTSGVRSHLYVSATTAQLGPRFRVLGSAAGYVKYGLDPQEAALREGRRPGPGWGAEPESLWGRVGSGESPVTGGGRPEPTLPGDYPAYYAAVAKALLEGAPNPVTALEAAAALDVLEAARRSAREKVTVTL; the protein is encoded by the coding sequence ATGACTGGCACACCCCTCGGCACGCCCGGCACACCGGGCTCGCCGCTCCGCGTCGGCCTCGTCGGCTACGGCCTCGCCGGCTCCGTCTTCCACGCCCCGCTGATCGCCGCCACCGAGGGCCTCGTCCTCGACACGGTGGTCACCTCGAACCCCGAACGGCAGCAGCAGGCCCGCGCCGAGTTCCCGGACGTGCGCCTCGCCGCCGGCCCGGACGAGCTGTTCGACCGGGCCGCCGAGCTGGACCTGGTCGTCGTGGCGTCCCCGAACAAGACGCACGTGCCGCTCGCGACCACCGCGCTCAAGGCCGGTCTGCCGGTCGTGGTCGACAAGCCCGTCGCGGGCACTGCGGCCGAGGCCCGCGAGCTCGCCGCCCTGGCCGAGGAGCGCAGCCTGCTCCTCTCCGTCTTCCAGAACCGCCGCTGGGACAACGACTTCCTCACCCTGCGCAAGCTGCTGGACGAGGGCGAGTTGGGCGACGTGTGGCGTTTCGAATCCCGCTTCGAGCGCTGGCGTCCGAAGCCGAAGGGCGGCTGGCGGGAGTCCGGCGACCCCGCAGAGATCGGAGGTCTGCTGTATGACCTCGGCAGTCATGTCGTCGACCAGGCGCTGGTCCTCTTCGGCCCGGCGACCGCCGTGTACGCGGAGTCGGACATCCGCCGCCCGGGCGCCGAGACGGACGACGACACGTTCATCGCGATCACGCACACCAGCGGCGTCCGCTCCCACCTCTACGTCTCCGCGACGACCGCCCAGCTCGGCCCCCGCTTCCGCGTGCTGGGTTCCGCCGCGGGCTACGTCAAGTACGGCCTCGACCCCCAGGAGGCGGCCCTGCGCGAGGGCCGGCGCCCCGGGCCCGGCTGGGGCGCGGAGCCCGAGTCGCTGTGGGGCCGCGTGGGCTCCGGCGAGTCACCGGTCACGGGAGGCGGCCGACCCGAACCCACCCTCCCGGGCGACTACCCCGCTTACTATGCGGCCGTGGCCAAGGCCCTGCTGGAAGGGGCCCCGAACCCGGTGACCGCGCTGGAGGCGGCCGCCGCCCTGGACGTACTGGAAGCCGCCCGTCGTTCGGCCCGCGAGAAGGTGACGGTGACCCTGTGA
- a CDS encoding LPXTG cell wall anchor domain-containing protein, translating to MRLCTPAHLCLAAAAAVLLTGAHPAHADEPAPACAAPDDHTFPLTTRIHGGPDAYTAGGGFGTWYVDLTNTTDRPCTGIHPVVVLVDDKRALEPSQPRLEFFEGARAHPVRFEKTSEDELIGAFADDEDRFAGFTVGPGKTISVKVRLAVTSDAVPNDVTVNAAVVQRHDDDGDWVGQSNDYRFGIDRAGPIDGGDEPEADGGTDSHPDSEASVPPREDRFPFAEELASTGTGGRLAAAAATVLLAGGGVLLLARRRR from the coding sequence ATGCGACTCTGCACGCCCGCTCACCTCTGCCTGGCGGCGGCAGCCGCCGTCCTGCTCACCGGGGCTCATCCGGCACACGCGGACGAGCCGGCGCCCGCCTGTGCCGCGCCGGACGACCACACCTTCCCGCTCACCACCCGCATCCACGGCGGACCCGACGCCTACACGGCCGGGGGCGGGTTCGGGACCTGGTACGTCGACCTGACCAACACCACCGACCGGCCGTGCACCGGCATCCACCCCGTCGTCGTGCTCGTCGACGACAAGCGGGCACTGGAGCCGTCGCAGCCCCGGCTGGAGTTCTTCGAGGGGGCGCGGGCGCACCCCGTGCGGTTCGAGAAGACGAGCGAGGACGAGCTCATCGGGGCGTTCGCCGACGATGAGGACCGCTTCGCCGGGTTCACCGTCGGGCCGGGGAAGACCATCTCGGTCAAGGTGCGGCTCGCGGTCACCTCGGACGCCGTGCCGAACGACGTCACCGTCAACGCCGCCGTGGTGCAGCGGCACGACGACGACGGCGACTGGGTGGGGCAGTCGAACGACTACCGCTTCGGGATCGACCGTGCCGGGCCGATCGACGGGGGCGACGAGCCGGAGGCCGACGGTGGCACCGACTCCCACCCCGACTCCGAGGCGTCCGTCCCGCCCCGGGAGGACCGCTTCCCGTTCGCCGAGGAACTCGCCAGCACGGGAACCGGCGGCCGGCTCGCCGCGGCTGCCGCGACGGTGCTGCTCGCCGGGGGCGGTGTACTGCTCCTCGCCCGCCGGCGCCGCTGA
- a CDS encoding class F sortase, protein MSEQDRIKGRSPGTGRLLAGVAWVALLLGLWLWGREVTDVRHGISAPTTGDMAAAGRPPDVKLPPEHRPLGDALPQRVDIPGLGVQAPVVARGLDARGALDPPPYDQPGVVGWYAGGVAPGAPGTALMVGHVDTDTRPAVFYKVSAMRPGQTIRVFRADAKVAEFTVESVQVLTRDGFDAHQAYGPRESGRAELRLVTCGGSFDRTTRSYTANVVVSAYLTGTGL, encoded by the coding sequence ATGTCCGAACAGGACCGGATCAAGGGCCGCTCCCCGGGCACCGGCCGCCTGCTGGCCGGCGTGGCCTGGGTGGCGCTGCTGCTCGGGCTGTGGCTGTGGGGCCGCGAGGTGACCGACGTACGGCACGGCATTTCCGCTCCCACCACGGGTGACATGGCGGCGGCCGGACGGCCCCCGGACGTGAAACTGCCGCCCGAGCACCGCCCGTTGGGCGACGCACTGCCCCAGCGCGTCGACATCCCCGGGCTCGGGGTGCAGGCGCCCGTGGTCGCGCGGGGCCTGGACGCGCGCGGCGCGCTCGATCCGCCGCCGTACGACCAGCCGGGCGTGGTCGGCTGGTACGCGGGCGGTGTGGCACCCGGGGCACCGGGGACCGCGCTGATGGTCGGTCACGTCGACACCGACACCCGGCCCGCCGTCTTCTACAAGGTCAGTGCCATGCGGCCGGGCCAGACGATCCGGGTGTTCCGGGCCGACGCCAAGGTCGCCGAGTTCACCGTCGAGTCGGTCCAGGTCCTCACCCGCGACGGCTTCGACGCCCACCAGGCCTACGGGCCCCGCGAGTCGGGCCGTGCCGAGCTGCGGCTGGTCACCTGCGGCGGCAGCTTCGACCGTACGACCCGCAGCTACACGGCGAACGTGGTGGTGTCGGCGTACCTGACGGGAACCGGCCTCTAG
- a CDS encoding TetR/AcrR family transcriptional regulator — protein MRDEKERACPVCGKPTRRPGRGRPPVYCSRSCQARAYRRRRQPLPAPGTPPAPRPTDVRARRRRRIAEAVWRIAAEQGLEAASMRRIAAEARVSLRVVQYHFDSKHALMVDALRLLHEENERLARGRIPYDMTEPCALLRAVLDEFLPLDEQRAFALRVFTAYYARSLTDPVLAEVFLAAEQPLERLVAEIIGVGEAAGSTASGIDRVHEADLLVSGAIGLGLDVLHGRRSLADVRTVLEYHLRRIFPDTTGTPHPTPRPNTGPSTD, from the coding sequence GTGCGTGACGAAAAGGAGCGGGCGTGCCCGGTGTGCGGCAAGCCCACGCGCCGTCCGGGCCGAGGCCGCCCGCCCGTCTACTGCTCCCGGAGCTGCCAGGCCCGGGCGTACCGCCGGCGCCGGCAGCCGCTGCCCGCCCCGGGCACTCCGCCCGCGCCCCGGCCGACGGACGTCCGGGCACGCCGGCGGCGCCGGATCGCCGAGGCGGTGTGGCGTATCGCGGCCGAGCAGGGGCTGGAGGCGGCGAGCATGCGCAGGATCGCGGCGGAGGCCCGGGTGTCGCTGCGGGTCGTGCAGTACCACTTCGACTCCAAGCACGCCCTGATGGTCGACGCGCTGCGGCTGCTGCACGAGGAGAACGAGCGTCTGGCCCGGGGACGGATCCCGTACGACATGACGGAGCCCTGCGCGCTGCTGCGGGCGGTGCTGGACGAGTTCCTGCCGCTGGACGAGCAACGCGCCTTCGCCCTGCGCGTGTTCACGGCGTACTACGCGCGCAGCCTCACCGATCCGGTGCTCGCGGAGGTCTTCCTGGCCGCCGAGCAGCCGCTGGAGCGGCTGGTCGCGGAGATCATCGGGGTGGGCGAGGCCGCGGGGAGCACCGCGTCGGGCATCGACCGTGTGCACGAGGCCGACCTGCTGGTGTCGGGAGCGATCGGGCTGGGCCTGGACGTCCTGCACGGCCGCCGCTCACTCGCGGACGTACGGACGGTGCTGGAGTACCACCTGCGGCGGATCTTCCCGGACACCACCGGCACGCCTCACCCGACCCCCCGCCCGAACACCGGCCCCAGCACCGACTGA
- a CDS encoding heme-degrading domain-containing protein — protein MTHKSNPSHSQELTPKFHPELTPSLEELEKEERRLVFRRFTHDDAWALGSLLVDMARERQAPVAIDIHRAGQQLFHAALPGSTPDNDAWIARKRRVVERYGSASYLVGARFRAKGTTFEESSRLDPDTYAAHGGSFPITVEGVGVIGAVTVSGLPQLQDHRFVVEALERFLNTP, from the coding sequence GTGACCCACAAGAGCAACCCCTCGCACAGCCAGGAGCTCACCCCGAAGTTCCACCCGGAGCTCACCCCGAGCCTGGAGGAGCTGGAGAAGGAGGAACGCCGCCTGGTGTTCCGCCGGTTCACCCACGACGACGCCTGGGCGCTCGGCTCGCTCCTCGTCGACATGGCCCGGGAGCGGCAGGCCCCGGTCGCGATCGACATCCACCGCGCCGGCCAGCAGCTCTTCCACGCGGCGCTGCCCGGCTCCACGCCCGACAACGACGCCTGGATCGCCCGCAAGCGCCGGGTGGTGGAGCGCTACGGCTCCGCCTCCTACCTGGTGGGCGCCCGCTTCCGCGCCAAGGGCACGACGTTCGAGGAGTCCTCGCGCCTCGACCCCGACACGTACGCGGCGCACGGCGGTTCCTTCCCGATCACCGTCGAGGGCGTCGGCGTGATCGGCGCGGTGACGGTGTCCGGGCTGCCGCAGCTCCAGGACCACCGGTTCGTGGTCGAGGCCCTGGAGCGGTTCCTGAACACCCCCTAG